A single genomic interval of Rhododendron vialii isolate Sample 1 chromosome 3a, ASM3025357v1 harbors:
- the LOC131318969 gene encoding uncharacterized protein LOC131318969 gives MATNNTWLLPEIGPDGLPREAPVIAYTEKIIEQEQLQLKKYIEENYSKIRDVERELENLTLDMKLIAGPKKAALEHMRKKIEMSTERIRVAKLNEEQARKSWEAASKAVKDEETIKEKLCKDLNNLVQESSNTQFARLEELKRRLEALNPSRSSISVSYDGKPMGPRENSLALDASSVPPSLAPGGTENIANNVNAGNAPGANDLNQQPSAEGEGKGKKKIMIQVRGKGLGAVPKGRVPPTTGWTGAGFDVDGRT, from the exons ATGGCGACCAACAACACTTGGTTGCTTCCTGAGATCGGACCCGATGGCCTTCCACGGGAAGCCCCTGTCATCGCCTACACCGAAAag ATAATTGAGCAAGAGCAGCTTCAGTTGAAGAA ATACATTGAAGAGAATTATTCCAAAATCCGTGATGTTGAGCGTGAGCTGGAGAATCTTACATTGGATATGAAACTCATTGCTGGACCAAAAAAAGCAG CACTTGAACATATGAGGAAGAAAATTGAAATGTCAACTGAGAGAATCCGTGTTGCAAAGCTGAATGAAGAACAAGCACGAAAG AGTTGGGAGGCGGCATCAAAGGCTGTAAAGGATGAGGAAACTATTAAAGAGAAGCTATGCAAAGACTTAAACAATCTG GTTCAAGAAAGCAGCAACACTCAGTTTGCTAGACTGGAGGAGTTGAAAAGGCGACTAGAAGCTTTGAACCCGAGCAGATCATCCATTTCTGTCTCTTAT GATGGGAAACCAATGGGACCTAGAGAGAATAGCCTTGCTTTGGATGCTTCGTCTGTGCCTCCCTCATTGGCACCAGGTGGAACAGAAAACATAGCCAACAACGTAAATGCTGGAAATGCTCCAGGTGCAAATGACCTCAATCAACAACCTTCTGCTGAGGGCGAaggaaaagggaagaagaaaattatgATACAGGTAAGAGGAAAGGGATTAGGAGCTGTTCCTAAGGGTAGAGTACCTCCAACAACAGGTTGGACTGGGGCTGGGTTTGATGTGGATGGTAGAACTTGA
- the LOC131318966 gene encoding uncharacterized protein LOC131318966: protein MGKDWLYWGGGGSNNSSSSSTKTGGSGGSGGGGRRSTKKERVEGNHTTSGCMNAVFQLFDFHHFQFPLHHQRQVPPPLQPDSFLPEKPIRGVEAPRNSLEMEEAFASFPSSIMKGEESFNIPMGIQVKTRTDDLSSEFSTSPGSKTPNLVARLMGLDVLPPADTCSTSSSSSTCVRPSKSRPQMGQSRSSRVGARHLFDTDIIGTRSLPETPRISSARRSDVEYHHRLSLQINKENAGATNDLSAMKGVRRRDQVLRHEDENLSPGGRYARQIVKQVKEKVSRRAGLDITNTMRNRETRGKDHDDGDDHVVLLKVRKPSKGPEIACDESSPRLRKQNQATTHSPKLTLQSPLSSSINGTLSQPGKIPLKQKSQPVVPVQDPEYQKHRKTASHDQGHCPLFKKHPANSNVYRNKQEEPFVRSSSVTNRTNHLDKKSKKTPLSSELLNTNVPTLFPVKKDYPSSSAARFPQKTAHGGSDAVPSKRSPPQLSSSTSQVTYKLQANKHTPTVQDLISLYNSSNGATNGGGTAFHYITRILKRTGIDKNAPLSFAQWYSPSHPLNPSLFNHLEISFPILTTTAAATTLLIDSHLKHRCIRKLIFQLVDEILVEILKPYVSLNPWGSWVRFGHSIHGSELIEKICAEIRSFPSADCQVLEDIDALIENDLGRSELRGAVALEEEGEAIVAELEEDLVESLVHEMTMGVL, encoded by the exons ATGGGCAAAGACTGGTTGTACTGGGGCGGCGGCGGCAGCAACAACAGCAGTAGCAGCAGCACCAAGACCGGGGGAAGCGGcggcagcggcggcggcggccgAAGAtccacaaagaaagaaagagtagAAGGAAATCACACAACTTCTGGCTGTATGAATGCTGTCTTTCAACTCTTTGATTTTCACCATTTTCAGTTCCCTTTACACCACCAACGCCAAGTACCGCCGCCTCTCCAGCCTGACTCTTTCCTCCCTGAAAAACCCATTAGAG GAGTAGAAGCACCAAGGAACAGCTTGGAGATGGAGGAGGCCTTCGcttcatttccatcatcaatCATGAAAGGGGAGGAATCTTTCAATATCCCA ATGGGTATCCAAGTCAAAACAAGAACGGACGACTTGTCCTCGGAGTTTAGCACCTCTCCGGGGTCCAAGACTCCGAATCTCGTGGCCAGGCTGATGGGCCTCGATGTTCTTCCTCCAGCTGATACCTGCTCCACCTCGTCGTCGTCCTCGACATGCGTTCGCCCGTCTAAATCCCGCCCGCAGATGGGTCAAAGCCGGTCGAGCAGAGTCGGAGCCAGGCATCTTTTTGACACCGACATCATCGGGACCCGTTCGTTACCGGAGACTCCGAGAATATCTTCCGCCAGGAGGTCAGACGTCGAATACCACCACCGGCTTTCGCTCCAAATCAACAAGGAAAACGCCGGAGCAACCAACGATTTGTCCGCGATGAAGGGAGTTAGGAGGAGAGATCAAGTTCTGAGACATGAAGATGAGAATTTAAGCCCGGGGGGCAGATATGCAAGGCAGATTGTGAAGCAAGTTAAAGAAAAGGTGAGCAGGAGAGCTGGTCTTGACATAACCAATACCATGAGAAACAGAGAGACCAGAGGAAAAGACCACGATGATGGTGATGATCATGTGGTTTTACTTAAAGTAAGGAAACCGTCAAAGGGTCCAGAAATTGCTTGCGATGAATCAAGTCCAAGGCTCAGGAAACAGAATCAAGCGACCACTCACTCTCCAAAACTGACATTGCAGTCCCCGTTATCTTCGTCCATTAACGGAACTTTATCTCAACCGGGAAAAATTCCGTTAAAGCAAAAGTCACAACCAGTAGTACCGGTACAGGATCCGGAGTACCAGAAACACAGGAAGACTGCGAGTCATGATCAGGGTCACTGTCCACTGTTCAAAAAGCACCCAGCAAATTCCAACGTGTATCGGAACAAGCAAGAAGAGCCCTTTGTTCGGTCCTCGTCAGTGACCAACAGGACGAATCATTTGGAcaagaaaagcaagaaaacTCCCTTATCTAGCGAACTCCTCAATACCAATGTCCCTACCCTTTTTCCAGTCAAGAAAGACTACCCTTCTTCTTCAGCAGCAAGATTTCCTCAAAAAACG GCACATGGAGGATCTGACGCTGTTCCATCGAAAAGGAGCCCACCGCAGTTATCTAGCAGTACGAGCCAGGTGACGTACAAGCTCCAAGCAAACAAACACACGCCCACCGTCCAAGACCTCATATCCCTCTACAATAGCTCCAACGGCGCCACCAACGGCGGTGGAACGGCGTTTCACTACATCACAAGGATACTCAAACGCACCGGAATAGACAAAAATGCCCCGTTGTCCTTCGCCCAATGGTACTCGCCGTCGCACCCGCTTAACCCCTCTCTCTTCAACCACCTCGAAATATCCTTCCCCATtctcaccaccaccgccgctgCCACCACATTATTAATCGACTCTCACTTGAAGCATCGGTGCATTCGGAAGCTAATCTTTCAACTAGTGGACGAAATCCTGGTGGAGATTTTGAAGCCTTACGTGAGTTTAAACCCATGGGGATCTTGGGTTCGGTTCGGTCATTCGATTCATGGGTCGGAGTTAATCGAGAAAATATGTGCGGAAATCAGAAGCTTCCCGTCAGCAGATTGCCAGGTGCTCGAAGACATCGACGCGCTAATTGAGAATGATTTGGGTAGGTCAGAGCTGAGAGGAGCGGTGGCGTTGGAAGAGGAAGGGGAGGCCATAGTTGCGGAGCTTGAGGAGGACCTTGTGGAGTCACTAGTGCATGAAATGACCATGGGAGTACTCTAG